One stretch of Prunus persica cultivar Lovell chromosome G1, Prunus_persica_NCBIv2, whole genome shotgun sequence DNA includes these proteins:
- the LOC18791680 gene encoding thioredoxin-related transmembrane protein 2, protein MDKKQSKPMELLNTMVSEPYYLLHFLAFFSYFVLRTSVVQVLNTHITDRLLHREIQAALAFGLLTAIKIVREETWEGYIADTIFFAKIFVIGLTLIVDYHLTLWYIVVFTVIYIFTQQPAFQKLGTSSKLTPLQLESLLTEGSTSRLWLVEFRAAYSPACIRSSRCFPELSITYSNKNLSFGIVDLGLFPNAAGYFGISVSGSMSQLPTYVLFSHGAEVARYPELDFQAKPFGPPITKRFLSRYFKLDRHLLEYINGK, encoded by the exons ATGGACAAGAAGCAGAGCAAGCCAATGGAGCTTTTGAATACgatggtatcagagccgtaCTATCTGCTCCATTTCTTGGCTTTCTTCTCCTACTTTGTCCTCCGGACCTCCGTAGTCCAAGTCCTCAATACCCACATCACCGATCGCCTCCTTCATCGA GAAATTCAAGCGGCTTTGGCATTTGGGCTCTTGACTGCCATCAAG ATAGTGAGGGAAGAAACTTGGGAAGGATATATTGCTGATACGATCTTCTTTGCAAAG atttttgtTATTGGTCTTACTTTGATAGTGGATTACCACTTGACTCTCTGGTACATAGTGGTTTTTACAG TAATATACATTTTCACACAACAACCTGCCTTTCAAAAATTAG GCACTTCTAGTAAATTAACACCATTGCAGTTGGAAAGCTTGCTGACTGAAGGGAGCACATCAAGACTTTGGCTG GTTGAATTTCGGGCCGCATATTCTCCTGCTTGCATACGCTCAAGTCGGTGCTTTCCTGAGCTCTCAATTAC ATATTccaacaaaaatttatcttttgGAATAGTTGACCTCGGACTCTTCCCAAATGCTGCAGGGTATTTTGGAATATCTGTCTCTG GGAGCATGAGCCAACTTCCTACATATGTCTTATTCTCGCATGGAGCTGAAGTTGCGCGCTATCCAGAACTAGATTTTCAAGCAAAACCTTTTGGTCCTCCCATAACTAAG AGATTTCTTTCCAGGTACTTCAAGCTTGATCGGCACCTTCTGGAGTATATAAATGGTAAATAG
- the LOC18789047 gene encoding GATA transcription factor 12 yields MEAPEYFQNSFCPQFTPEKRHSFDNNNNKATNGGGGGGDHFMVEDLLDFSNDDAVITDGGATFDNATGNSTDSSTITVIDSCNSSSLSGSEPNVIPDIGSRNITEGPFSSDLCVPYDDLAELEWLSNFVEESFSSEDMQKLQLISGMKARPDEAASETRQFQPEPNRNDNAHNTTTNNPIFNPDVSVPAKARSKRSRGAPCNWTSRLLLLSQPTSSSEQSDVVSGAPESPLPPPSTTGKKTVKSVPKKKESPEGLGGGPGDGRKCLHCATDKTPQWRTGPLGPKTLCNACGVRYKSGRLVPEYRPASSPTFVLTKHSNSHRKVLELRRQKEMVRAQQQFIHQVPPQQHHHHHHHHHHQNMVFDVSNGGDYLIHQHMGPDFRQLI; encoded by the exons ATGGAAGCTCCCGAGTATTTTCAGAACAGTTTCTGCCCACAATTCACACCGGAAAAGCGCCACTCTTTCgacaataataacaataagGCCAccaatggtggtggtggtggcggggACCATTTCATGGTGGAGGACCTTCTCGACTTTTCCAATGATGACGCGGTGATAACCGATGGTGGTGCTACTTTTGATAACGCCACCGGAAACTCCACTGACTCTTCCACCATCACCGTCATTGACAGCTGCAATTCTTCTTCCTTATCGGGCTCCGAACCCAATGTCATCCCCGATATCGGGTCCAGAAATATCACCGAAGGCCCATTCTCTAGTGACCTCTGCGTCCCG TACGACGATTTAGCTGAGCTCGAATGGCTTTCGAATTTCGTGGAGGAGTCGTTTTCCAGTGAGGACATGCAGAAGCTGCAGCTGATATCAGGAATGAAAGCTCGACCCGACGAGGCAGCTTCTGAGACCCGACAATTCCAACCCGAACCCAACCGAAACGACAACGCTcacaacaccaccaccaacaacccGATATTCAACCCGGATGTTTCGGTACCCGCCAAGGCCAGAAGCAAAAGGTCCCGGGGCGCCCCATGCAACTGGACATCTcgcctcctcctcctttccCAGCCGACCTCATCCTCGGAGCAATCCGACGTCGTTTCAGGTGCGCCGGAGTCTCCGTTACCGCCACCGTCAACCACTGGAAAGAAAACAGTTAAGTCGGTGccgaagaagaaggaaagccCAGAGGGTCTAGGAGGGGGGCCCGGGGACGGCCGGAAGTGCCTGCATTGTGCGACGGACAAGACGCCGCAATGGCGAACGGGGCCTCTGGGTCCAAAGACGCTGTGCAATGCGTGTGGGGTCCGATACAAGTCAGGTCGGCTCGTACCCGAGTATCGACCCGCCTCAAGCCCGACGTTCGTACTGACGAAGCACTCCAACTCGCACCGAAAGGTTTTGGAGCTTCGGCGCCAAAAGGAGATGGTGAGGGCACAACAGCAGTTTATTCACCAAGTACCGCCACAACagcatcaccaccaccatcaccaccatcaccatcagaACATGGTTTTCGATGTATCCAATGGTGGAGATTACTTGATTCACCAACACATGGGGCCTGACTTCCGGCAGCTGATCTAG
- the LOC18793278 gene encoding GATA transcription factor 12: protein MEAPKYFQNSFYPQFTPEKRHSFDNNNNKTTNGGGGGEDHFMVEDLLDFSNDDAVITDGGATFDNVTGNSIDSSTLTDIDSCNSSSLSSSKPNVILDIGSKNIAEGPFSSDLCVPYEDLAELEWLSNFVEESFYSENLQKLQLISGIKAQPDETAFKTQQFQPEPNRNDNAHNITTTNNNLIFNLNVSVPAKARSKRSRAPPCNWTSRLLLLSQSTSSSEQFNVVSCVSASPLLPQSTTGKKMMKSAPKKKESPDGLGGGPGDCQKCLHCATDKTPQWRTGPMGPKTLCNACGVRYKSGRLVPEYRPASSPTFVLTKHSNSHRKVLELRRQKEMVRTQQQFIHQVLPQQHHHHHHHHHQNMGCDVSNGGDYLIHPHAGLDFRQLI from the exons ATGGAAGCTCCCAAGTATTTTCAGAACAGTTTCTACCCACAATTCACACCGGAAAAGCGCCACTCTTTTgacaataataacaataagaCCACCaatggtggtggcggtggcgaGGACCATTTCATGGTGGAGGACCTTCTCGACTTTTCCAATGACGACGCGGTGATAACTGACGGTGGTGCTACTTTTGATAACGTCACTGGAAACTCCATTGACTCTTCCACCCTCACCGACATCGATAGCTGCAATTCTTCTTCCTTATCGAGCTCTAAACCCAATGTCATCCTCGATATCGGGTCCAAAAATATCGCTGAAGGCCCATTCTCCAGTGACCTCTGCGTCCCG TACGAGGATTTAGCTGAGCTCGAATGGCTTTCAAATTTCGTGGAGGAGTCGTTTTACAGTGAGAACCTGCAAAAGCTGCAGCTGATATCAGGaataaaagcccaacccgACGAGACAGCTTTCAAGACCCAACAATTCCAACCCGAACCTAACCGAAACGACAATGCTCACAACATCACCACAACCAACAACAACCTGATATTCAACCTGAACGTTTCGGTACCCGCCAAGGCCAGAAGCAAACGGTCCCGGGCCCCCCCATGCAACTGGACCTCTCGGCTTCTCCTCCTCTCCCAATCGACGTCGTCCTCAGAGCAATTCAACGTCGTTTCATGTGTGTCGGCGTCTCCCTTACTACCGCAATCAACCACCgggaagaaaatgatgaagtcGGcgccaaagaaaaaggagagccCAGATGGTCTTGGAGGGGGCCCCGGGGATTGCCAGAAGTGCCTGCATTGCGCGACTGACAAGACACCACAGTGGCGAACGGGGCCCATGGGGCCGAAGACGCTGTGCAATGCATGTGGGGTCCGATACAAGTCAGGCCGGCTCGTACCCGAGTACCGACCAGCCTCGAGCCCGACGTTCGTGTTGACAAAGCACTCTAACTCGCATCGCAAGGTGCTGGAGCTTCGACGTCAGAAGGAGATGGTGAGGACGCAACAACAGTTTATTCACCAAGTACTGCCGCAGCagcatcaccaccaccaccatcatcaccatcagaACATGGGTTGCGATGTATCCAACGGTGGAGATTACTTGATTCACCCACATGCGGGGCTCGACTTCCGGCAGCTGATCTAG
- the LOC18789544 gene encoding uncharacterized protein LOC18789544 isoform X2 codes for MASRCRSFSKSAFSFLKSTVNKPTVKPRSMSSLPTTRPSLTLSRPTPQLGSLQSLLPFHSAVSSARLTSCLGIDSRSSRSLSQELGLSVPR; via the exons ATGGCCTCTCGCTGCAGATCTTTTTCAAAGTCggctttctcttttctcaaaTCCACGGTGAACAAGCCAACGGTCAAACCCAGATCTATGTCTTCTCTCCCCACAACCCGCCCTTCCCTCACACTCTCAAG GCCAACTCCTCAGTTGGGTTCTCTGCAATCTTTACTTCCATTTCACTCGGCGGTCTCTTCAGCTCGGCTCACGTCGTGCCTCGGCATTGACTCGAGGAGCTCGAGGTCGTTGTCTCAGG AGCTGGGTCTCAGCGTGCCTCGATAA
- the LOC18789544 gene encoding uncharacterized protein LOC18789544 isoform X1, which translates to MASRCRSFSKSAFSFLKSTVNKPTVKPRSMSSLPTTRPSLTLSRPTPQLGSLQSLLPFHSAVSSARLTSCLGIDSRSSRSLSQGMLGANPGV; encoded by the exons ATGGCCTCTCGCTGCAGATCTTTTTCAAAGTCggctttctcttttctcaaaTCCACGGTGAACAAGCCAACGGTCAAACCCAGATCTATGTCTTCTCTCCCCACAACCCGCCCTTCCCTCACACTCTCAAG GCCAACTCCTCAGTTGGGTTCTCTGCAATCTTTACTTCCATTTCACTCGGCGGTCTCTTCAGCTCGGCTCACGTCGTGCCTCGGCATTGACTCGAGGAGCTCGAGGTCGTTGTCTCAGGGTATGCTCGGTGCAAACCCAGGAGTTTGA